The Globicephala melas chromosome 20, mGloMel1.2, whole genome shotgun sequence genome contains a region encoding:
- the USH1G gene encoding pre-mRNA splicing regulator USH1G isoform X1 produces MNDQYHRAARDGYLELLKEATRKELNAPDEDGMTPTLWAAYHGNLESLRLIVSRGGDPDKCDIWGNTPLHLAASNGHLHCLSFLVSFGANIWCLDNDYHTPLDMAAMKGHMECVRYLDSIAAKQSSLNPKLVGKLKDKAFREAERRIRECAKMQRKHHERMERRYRRELAERSDTLSFSSITSSTLSRRLHHLALGSHLPYSQATLHGTAKGKTKIQKKLERRKQGGEGTFKISEDGRKSVRSLSGLQLGSDVMFVRQGTYANPKEWGRAPLRDMFLSDEDSVSRATLAAEPARSEVSTDSGHDSLFTRPGLGTMVFRRNYLSSGLHGLGREDAALDGAGTPRGRLQSSPSLDDDSLGSANSLQDRSCGEELPWDELDLGLDEDLEPETSPLETFLASLHMEAFTTILRQEKIDLEALMLCSDLDLRSINVPLGPRKKIMGAVRRRRQALERPPALEDTEL; encoded by the exons ATGAACGACCAGTACCACCGGGCGGCTCGGGACGGCTACCTGGAACTTCTCAAGGAGGCCACCAGGAAGGAGCTGAACGCCCCCGACGAGGATGGCATGACCCCCACCCTCTGGGCTGCTTACCACGGCAACCTGGAGTCACTGCGCCTCATCGTGAGTCGAGG GGGTGACCCGGACAAGTGTGACATCTGGGGCAACACGCCCCTGCACCTGGCAGCTTCCAATGGCCACCTGCACTGCCTCTCCTTCCTGGTGTCCTTCGGGGCCAACATCTGGTGCCTGGACAACGATTACCACACGCCGCTGGACATGGCCGCCATGAAGGGCCACATGGAATGCGTGCGCTACCTGGACTCCATCGCGGCCAAGCAGAGCAGCCTCAACCCCAAGCTGGTGGGCAAGCTGAAGGACAAGGCCTTCCGCGAGGCGGAGCGGCGCATCCGCGAGTGCGCCAAGATGCAGCGCAAGCACCACGAGCGCATGGAACGGCGTTACCGGCGCGAGCTGGCCGAGCGCTCGGACACACTCAGCTTCTCCAGCATCACGTCCAGCACCCTGAGCCGCCGGCTGCATCATCTGGCGCTCGGCAGCCACCTGCCCTACTCGCAGGCCACGCTGCACGGCACCGCCAAGGGCAAGACCAAGATCCAGAAGAAGCTGGAGCGGCGCAAGCAGGGCGGCGAAGGCACCTTCAAGATCTCCGAGGACGGCCGCAAGAGCGTGCGCTCGCTCTCGGGCCTGCAGCTGGGCAGTGACGTGATGTTTGTGCGCCAGGGCACCTACGCCAACCCCAAGGAGTGGGGCCGCGCCCCGCTCAGGGACATGTTCCTCTCCGACGAGGACAGCGTCTCCCGTGCCACACTGGCGGCCGAGCCTGCGCGCTCGGAGGTCAGCACCGACTCAGGCCACGACTCCCTGTTTACCCGCCCGGGTCTGGGCACCATGGTGTTCCGCAGGAACTACCTGAGCAGCGGGCTGCACGGCCTGGGCCGCGAGGACGCGGCGCTGGACGGCGCGGGCACGCCGCGGGGTCGGCTTCAGAGCTCCCCCAGCCTCGACGACGACAGCCTGGGCAGTGCCAACAGCCTGCAGGACCGCAGCTGCGGGGAGGAGCTGCCCTGGGACGAGCTGGACTTGGGCCTGGATGAAGACCTGGAGCCCGAGACGAGCCCGCTGGAGACGTTCCTGGCCTCCCTGCACATGGAGGCCTTCACCACCATCCTGCGGCAGGAGAAGATCGACCTCGAGGCACTCATGCTGTGCTCGGACCTCGACCTCCGCAGCATCAACGTCCCCCTGGGACCCCGCAAGAAGATCATGGGGGCCGTGCGGAGGCGGAGGCAGGCGCTGGAGCGCCCGCCGGCCCTGGAGGACACAGAGTT ATAA
- the OTOP2 gene encoding proton channel OTOP2, with protein MSEELPTGPKESLPAPRAAPREVWKKGGRLLSVLLAVNVLLLACTLISGGAFNKVAVYDTDVFALLTTMMLLAVLWILFYLLRTVRCPDTDAVPYRDARAGPIWLRGGLVLFGICTLVMDVFKTGYYSSSFECQSAIKILYPLTQAVFVIVQTYFLCISAKDCVHSHLDLTRCGLMFTLTTNLAIWMATVVDESVHQAHSLGSLHNTTSHTRLALESERAGGPVGEDCSCNTDVCQIFQQGYFYLYPFNIEYSLFASTMLYVMWKNVGRLMASSTHGHSHAPSLLSLFRETFFAGPILGLMLFVVGLAVFIIYEVQVSGERSRTQQALVMYYSFNIVCLGLMTLVSLSGSVIYRFDRRAMDHRKNPTRSLDMALLVGAALGQYAISYYSIVAVVAGTPRELLAGLSLAHALLMIAQHTFQNVFIIESLHRVPPGAEPHGTPPKEPCHGLTFANLDTLHTLPACPPTPRLVGPSPAGPQGAVSITLAPRGHWRYRCLKDISLFLLLCNIILWIMPAFGARPHFSNTVEVDFYGYSLWAAIVNICLPFGIFYRMHAVSSLLEVYMLS; from the exons ATGTCCGAGGAGCTGCCCACGGGCCCCAAGGAGAGCCTGCCGGCACCGCGGGCAGCCCCCCGCGAGGTGTGGAAGAAGGGCGGCCGCCTGCTGTCCGTGCTGCTGGCCGTGAACGTGCTGCTCCTCGCCTGCACGCTTATCAGCGGCGGCGCCTTCAACAAGGTGGCGGTGTACGACACCGACGTGTTCGCCCTGCTCACCACCATGATGCTGCTGGCTGTGCTCTGGATCCTCTTCTACCTCCTTCGCACCGTGCGCTGCCCCGACACCGACGCCGTCCCCTACCGGGACGCGCGCGCGGGCCCCATCTGGCTCCGAG gTGGGCTGGTGCTGTTTGGGATCTGCACTCTCGTCATGGATGTCTTCAAGACCGGCTACTACTCCAGTTCCTTTGAGTGCCAGTCAGCCATCAAGATCCTGTACCCTCTCACCCAGGCTGTGTTTGTCATTGTGCAG ACTTACTTTCTCTGCATCTCCGCTAAAGATTGTGTTCACAGCCACCTGGACCTGACTCG ATGTGGTCTCATGTTCACGCTCACCACCAACCTGGCCATCTGGATGGCAACCGTGGTGGATGAATCGGTGCACCAGGCCCATTCCCTCGGCAGTCTTCACAACACCACCAGCCATACCCGCCTCGCTCTGGAAT CGGAGCGTGCGGGCGGCCCAGTCGGAGAAGACTGCTCCTGCAACACGGACGTCTGCCAGATCTTCCAGCAGGGCTACTTCTACCTGTACCCCTTCAACATCGAGTACAGCCTCTTTGCTTCCACCATGCTCTACGTCATGTGGAAGAACGTGGGCAGGCTGATGGCCTCCTCTACCCACGGCCACAGCCACGCCCCATCCCTGCTCAGCCTCTTCCGGGAGACCTTTTTTGCCGGCCCGATCCTGGGCCTGATGCTTTTCGTCGTGGGGCTGGCCGTCTTCATCATCTACGAGGTCCAAGTGAGTGGGGAGAGGAGCCGCACCCAGCAGGCCCTGGTCATGTACTACAGCTTCAACATCGTCTGTCTGGGGCTCATGACCTTGGTCAGCCTGAGTGGCTCAGTCATCTACCGTTTTGACCGCCGGGCCATGGACCACCGTAAGAACCCCACTCGCAGCCTGGACATGGCTCTGCTGGTGGGTGCCGCCCTGGGCCAGTACGCCATCTCCTACTACTCTATCGTGGCTGTAGTGGCGGGCACACCCAGGGAGCTGCTGGCGGGGCTCAGCCTGGCCCACGCTCTGCTCATGATCGCCCAGCACACcttccagaacgttttcatcattGAGAGCCTCCACCGGGTTCCCCCCGGGGCTGAGCCTCATGGTACTCCCCCCAAGGAGCCCTGCCACGGCCTCACCTTTGCCAACCTGGACACCCTCCACACCTTGcctgcctgcccacccacccccaggctgGTTGGCCCCAGCCCAGCAGGACCTCAGGGAGCAGTGAGCATCACCTTGGCCCCCAGGGGCCACTGGAGATACCGGTGCTTGAAGGacatttctctgtttctcctgCTCTGCAACATCATC CTGTGGATCATGCCCGCCTTCGGGGCCCGCCCCCACTTCAGCAACACCGTGGAGGTGGACTTCTATGGCTACTCCCTCTGGGCAGCCATCGTCAACATCTGCCTGCCCTTCGGCATCTTCTACCGCATGCATgctgtctccagcctgctggAGGTCTACATGCTGTCCTGA
- the USH1G gene encoding pre-mRNA splicing regulator USH1G isoform X2, producing MNDQYHRAARDGYLELLKEATRKELNAPDEDGMTPTLWAAYHGNLESLRLIVSRGGDPDKCDIWGNTPLHLAASNGHLHCLSFLVSFGANIWCLDNDYHTPLDMAAMKGHMECVRYLDSIAAKQSSLNPKLVGKLKDKAFREAERRIRECAKMQRKHHERMERRYRRELAERSDTLSFSSITSSTLSRRLHHLALGSHLPYSQATLHGTAKGKTKIQKKLERRKQGGEGTFKISEDGRKSVRSLSGLQLGSDVMFVRQGTYANPKEWGRAPLRDMFLSDEDSVSRATLAAEPARSEVSTDSGHDSLFTRPGLGTMVFRRNYLSSGLHGLGREDAALDGAGTPRGRLQSSPSLDDDSLGSANSLQDRSCGEELPWDELDLGLDEDLEPETSPLETFLASLHMEAFTTILRQEKIDLEALMLCSDLDLRSINVPLGPRKKIMGAVRRRRQALERPPALEDTEL from the exons ATGAACGACCAGTACCACCGGGCGGCTCGGGACGGCTACCTGGAACTTCTCAAGGAGGCCACCAGGAAGGAGCTGAACGCCCCCGACGAGGATGGCATGACCCCCACCCTCTGGGCTGCTTACCACGGCAACCTGGAGTCACTGCGCCTCATCGTGAGTCGAGG GGGTGACCCGGACAAGTGTGACATCTGGGGCAACACGCCCCTGCACCTGGCAGCTTCCAATGGCCACCTGCACTGCCTCTCCTTCCTGGTGTCCTTCGGGGCCAACATCTGGTGCCTGGACAACGATTACCACACGCCGCTGGACATGGCCGCCATGAAGGGCCACATGGAATGCGTGCGCTACCTGGACTCCATCGCGGCCAAGCAGAGCAGCCTCAACCCCAAGCTGGTGGGCAAGCTGAAGGACAAGGCCTTCCGCGAGGCGGAGCGGCGCATCCGCGAGTGCGCCAAGATGCAGCGCAAGCACCACGAGCGCATGGAACGGCGTTACCGGCGCGAGCTGGCCGAGCGCTCGGACACACTCAGCTTCTCCAGCATCACGTCCAGCACCCTGAGCCGCCGGCTGCATCATCTGGCGCTCGGCAGCCACCTGCCCTACTCGCAGGCCACGCTGCACGGCACCGCCAAGGGCAAGACCAAGATCCAGAAGAAGCTGGAGCGGCGCAAGCAGGGCGGCGAAGGCACCTTCAAGATCTCCGAGGACGGCCGCAAGAGCGTGCGCTCGCTCTCGGGCCTGCAGCTGGGCAGTGACGTGATGTTTGTGCGCCAGGGCACCTACGCCAACCCCAAGGAGTGGGGCCGCGCCCCGCTCAGGGACATGTTCCTCTCCGACGAGGACAGCGTCTCCCGTGCCACACTGGCGGCCGAGCCTGCGCGCTCGGAGGTCAGCACCGACTCAGGCCACGACTCCCTGTTTACCCGCCCGGGTCTGGGCACCATGGTGTTCCGCAGGAACTACCTGAGCAGCGGGCTGCACGGCCTGGGCCGCGAGGACGCGGCGCTGGACGGCGCGGGCACGCCGCGGGGTCGGCTTCAGAGCTCCCCCAGCCTCGACGACGACAGCCTGGGCAGTGCCAACAGCCTGCAGGACCGCAGCTGCGGGGAGGAGCTGCCCTGGGACGAGCTGGACTTGGGCCTGGATGAAGACCTGGAGCCCGAGACGAGCCCGCTGGAGACGTTCCTGGCCTCCCTGCACATGGAGGCCTTCACCACCATCCTGCGGCAGGAGAAGATCGACCTCGAGGCACTCATGCTGTGCTCGGACCTCGACCTCCGCAGCATCAACGTCCCCCTGGGACCCCGCAAGAAGATCATGGGGGCCGTGCGGAGGCGGAGGCAGGCGCTGGAGCGCCCGCCGGCCCTGGAGGACACAGAGTTGTGA